GATGACGCTCACCCTGTGGGCGTTCCTGGGCATGGAGTCGGCCACAATTCCCGCCAACTCTGTGCGCGATCCGGGGCGTACCATCCCGCGCGCCACCATCATCGGCACGCTGCTCTCGTCGTGCGTCTACATAATGAGCACGGTGGCGGTGATGGGCGTGATGCCGCGCGACATGCTGGCCACGTCGCAGGCGCCGTTCGCGGACGCGGCGCGCATGATGTGGGGCGACGCCGGCTACTACCTGGTCGGCTTCGGTGCGATCGTTTCCTGCTTCGGGGTGCTCAACGGGTGGATGCTGCTGGCGGGGCAGTTCCCCGCGGCGGCGGCGCGCGACGGGATGTTCCCGGCGGTCTTCGGCAGGATATCATCGCGCGGTGTGCCGGCGGTGGCCACCGCCATCGCGGCGTCGTTGATCACGGTGATGCTGCTGTTCAACTACTCCGGCGCGCCCACCCTGGTCTCGGTGTTCAACTTCGCCATCCTGCTGGCCACACTCTCGACGCTGATTCCCTACGCGTTCTGTTCGCTGGCGGAGATTCTCATCCGGCGCATGCGCGGCGAACGCTCTGTCATGAAGCGGCGCCACCACGTGATCGCGGGCCTCGCGTTTCTCTACTCGGGTTGGGCCATCTACGGCGCGGGCGCACAGACGGTACTGCTGGGCTTCATGCTGCTGCTGGCGGGAATTCCAATCTACGTGTGGTTGCGGCGCGACACAACTGCACGTGCGCGATGAAGCGCCCGTCGGTTTCGCACTGCGAATACCCACAACATCCTGTGTGTTGACGCGCTAGATTTCATTGCTATACTTCTTGTGTCGGCGCTTCCTCCCGCGCTGTTTCGTTGTTGATGCCTACGCACAGGAGGTCGTGTCTTCTTCGCTTCGTTCCCTCTCCGATTCTGAAATCCTCTCGCGCACCAGAGAACTCACCCACGGCGAACGTTCGTGCACGCTCGGCGTGCTGGTTCACTTGAATGAAATCGAGCGCCGCGAGTTGCATCTCAAACAGGGATTCGCTTCCATGTTTGCGTATTGTACGCGCGCGCTCGGATACGCGGAGTGCGCCGCGAACCTCCGTATCCGCACGGCGCGCTGCATCGCCCGCTTTCCCCAGGTGTACCACCTGCTGGACGCCGGCGAGGTGAACCTCAGCACCGTCTCGCAGGTGTCGAAGATTCTGACGACGGAGAACAGGAACGGCGTTCTGTCGCGCATCCGCGGCAAGTCCCAGCGCGAGGT
The Candidatus Krumholzibacteriia bacterium genome window above contains:
- a CDS encoding amino acid permease, yielding MTTPAPQSSSSSDRPSAATLGLWSCIALVTGNMIGSGIFLLPSSLAPFGTLAIVGWVVTAAGAICLALVFSRLTPLIPKAGGPYAYTREAYGDFAGFWVAWGYWIALWTGNAAIAVAFGSYLRVFIPAFEGNAFLCGAAAIGAVWVLTMVNAAGIRRAGMLQIVTVILKLAPLLAVGTIGLLWLKPANFSPAVPPGMNPLAGVSAVMTLTLWAFLGMESATIPANSVRDPGRTIPRATIIGTLLSSCVYIMSTVAVMGVMPRDMLATSQAPFADAARMMWGDAGYYLVGFGAIVSCFGVLNGWMLLAGQFPAAAARDGMFPAVFGRISSRGVPAVATAIAASLITVMLLFNYSGAPTLVSVFNFAILLATLSTLIPYAFCSLAEILIRRMRGERSVMKRRHHVIAGLAFLYSGWAIYGAGAQTVLLGFMLLLAGIPIYVWLRRDTTARAR